In Rahnella aquatilis CIP 78.65 = ATCC 33071, one DNA window encodes the following:
- the proW gene encoding glycine betaine/L-proline ABC transporter permease ProW produces the protein MSTSTITNTITQHAQAAQTQALDPSVDPWSADNASGGVAPQADAAPADAGSSDPWGGGSDAATSTPDATHHAAAQTNDWLSVAPEHHQHFNILDPFHSTLIPLDRWVTEGIDWLVGNFRPVFQGIRVPVDFVLSGFQHGLESLPAPIAILVFALLAWQMAGFGMGAATLVSLVLIGAIGAWSQAMVTLALVLTSLFFCILIGLPLGIWLARSQKAAKIIRPLLDAMQTTPAFVYLVPIVMLFGIGNVPGVVVTIIFALPPVVRLTILGINQVPEDLIEAAKSFGSSPRQLLFKVQLPLAMPTIMAGINQTLMLALSMVVIASMIAVGGLGQMVLRGIGRLDMGLASVGGAGIVILAIILDRLTQSMGRDSRSKGGHRWFTRGPVGLVMKPFTKKA, from the coding sequence ATGAGCACTTCAACCATAACGAACACCATTACACAGCATGCACAGGCCGCTCAGACACAGGCTCTGGATCCTTCCGTGGATCCGTGGAGTGCCGATAACGCCAGTGGTGGTGTCGCGCCACAAGCTGACGCCGCGCCAGCCGATGCGGGCAGCAGTGATCCGTGGGGCGGCGGCAGCGATGCCGCGACCAGCACACCGGACGCCACACATCACGCCGCCGCCCAGACCAACGACTGGCTGAGCGTCGCGCCGGAACATCATCAGCATTTTAATATTCTCGATCCGTTTCACAGCACGCTGATCCCGCTCGACCGCTGGGTCACGGAAGGGATCGACTGGCTGGTGGGCAACTTCCGCCCGGTATTCCAGGGGATCCGCGTGCCGGTCGATTTCGTCCTGAGCGGTTTCCAGCACGGTCTGGAATCCCTGCCTGCACCGATTGCGATCCTGGTCTTCGCCCTGCTCGCCTGGCAGATGGCCGGTTTCGGTATGGGTGCGGCCACGCTGGTTTCGCTGGTACTGATTGGCGCAATCGGTGCCTGGTCACAGGCAATGGTCACGCTGGCGCTGGTTCTGACCTCGCTGTTCTTCTGTATCTTGATAGGTCTGCCGCTCGGTATCTGGCTGGCCCGCAGTCAGAAGGCAGCCAAAATTATCAGGCCGTTACTCGATGCCATGCAGACCACGCCAGCGTTCGTGTATCTGGTGCCGATCGTCATGCTGTTTGGTATCGGTAACGTGCCGGGCGTAGTGGTGACGATCATCTTCGCCCTGCCGCCGGTGGTACGTCTGACGATTCTGGGTATTAATCAGGTGCCGGAAGATCTGATCGAAGCGGCGAAATCCTTTGGTTCCAGCCCGCGTCAGTTGCTGTTTAAAGTGCAGTTGCCGCTGGCCATGCCGACCATCATGGCAGGTATCAACCAGACGCTGATGCTGGCGCTGTCGATGGTGGTTATCGCCTCGATGATCGCCGTAGGGGGTCTGGGCCAGATGGTACTGCGCGGTATCGGCCGTCTGGATATGGGTCTGGCGTCAGTCGGGGGGGCGGGTATCGTTATTCTCGCCATCATCCTTGACCGTCTCACCCAGTCGATGGGACGCGACAGCCGCAGCAAAGGCGGCCACCGCTGGTTCACCCGCGGTCCTGTCGGTCTGGTGATGAAACCTTTCACGAAGAAAGCCTGA
- the proX gene encoding glycine betaine/L-proline ABC transporter substrate-binding protein ProX — protein sequence MRTTSIWALALSTLVTSSTTFAADLPGKGVVVKPLQSTIAEEAFQTELVNRALEKLGYDVQQTGEVDYNVAYTAIASGDSTYMAVNWEPLQKDMYNAAGGDQKFYRQGTYISGAAQGYLIDKKTADKYHIHDLSQLKDPKIAKLFDTDGDGKADMAGCNPGWVCDQVINTQIKAYGLSNTVTQNEGNYSAIIADTLTRYKSGKPVLYFTWTPYWVSNEMKPGKDVVWLTVPFSANPGSQKDLDTTLPNGKNYGFPVNNEHIVANKAWAEKNPAAAKLFALMKLPLADVNAQNLRMHEGESSSEDIRQHVDGWIKAHQATFDGWIKEAAAAAK from the coding sequence ATGCGCACAACATCTATTTGGGCACTAGCCCTGAGCACACTCGTCACATCCTCAACAACGTTCGCTGCCGATTTACCGGGCAAAGGCGTGGTCGTCAAACCGTTGCAAAGTACCATCGCGGAAGAAGCCTTTCAGACCGAACTGGTTAACCGCGCGCTGGAAAAACTGGGCTACGACGTTCAGCAAACCGGCGAAGTGGACTACAACGTCGCGTATACCGCCATTGCCAGCGGCGATTCCACCTACATGGCGGTGAACTGGGAGCCGCTGCAAAAAGACATGTATAACGCAGCCGGTGGCGACCAGAAGTTCTACCGTCAGGGCACCTACATCAGCGGCGCGGCACAGGGTTATCTGATCGACAAAAAAACCGCCGACAAATATCACATCCACGATTTGTCACAGCTGAAAGATCCGAAAATCGCCAAACTGTTTGATACCGACGGCGACGGCAAAGCCGATATGGCGGGCTGTAATCCGGGCTGGGTCTGCGATCAGGTGATCAATACTCAAATCAAAGCCTACGGCCTGAGCAATACCGTGACGCAAAACGAAGGCAACTATTCGGCCATTATCGCCGATACCCTCACCCGCTATAAGTCCGGCAAGCCGGTGTTGTACTTCACCTGGACGCCGTACTGGGTCAGCAACGAGATGAAACCGGGCAAAGACGTGGTCTGGCTGACTGTGCCGTTCTCGGCCAATCCGGGTTCGCAGAAAGATCTCGATACCACGCTGCCGAACGGTAAGAACTACGGCTTCCCGGTCAATAACGAACACATCGTAGCGAATAAAGCCTGGGCTGAGAAAAACCCGGCAGCCGCGAAACTGTTCGCCCTCATGAAACTCCCTCTGGCCGACGTGAATGCGCAGAACCTGCGGATGCATGAAGGGGAATCGTCTTCTGAGGATATCCGGCAGCACGTTGATGGCTGGATCAAGGCACATCAGGCGACCTTCGATGGCTGGATCAAAGAAGCTGCCGCCGCAGCAAAATAA
- the proX gene encoding glycine betaine/L-proline ABC transporter substrate-binding protein ProX, whose protein sequence is MKKTGLWAVAALTTFATVTSFAADLPGKGVTVTPIQSTISEETFQTELVNKALEKLGYDVQPTREVDYNVGYTTIAAGDATFTAVNWSPLHDEMYKAAGGDKVFYREGTYVTGAAQGWLIDKKTAEKYHITNIEQLKDPKLAKLFDTNGDGKADLTGCTPGWGCEAALNEQLKAYGLEDTVTHNQGNYSAMIADTITRYKEGKPIFYYTWTPYWVSNVLIPGKDVLWMQVPFSVVPGDKNADTKLPNGKNYGFPVSTMHIVANKAWAEKNPAAAKLFAIMKLPLKDINAQNAAMHAGKNSEADIDAQTDGWIKAHQEQFDGWVKEAAAAAK, encoded by the coding sequence ATGAAAAAGACAGGACTCTGGGCCGTTGCTGCCCTCACCACATTTGCAACAGTCACCTCATTCGCCGCCGATCTGCCGGGTAAAGGCGTCACCGTGACGCCCATCCAGAGCACCATCAGCGAAGAGACATTTCAGACTGAGCTGGTGAATAAAGCGCTGGAAAAACTGGGTTATGACGTCCAGCCGACACGCGAAGTCGATTATAACGTCGGCTACACCACCATTGCGGCCGGAGATGCGACATTCACCGCCGTCAACTGGTCACCGCTGCATGATGAAATGTACAAAGCCGCCGGTGGCGATAAAGTCTTTTACCGTGAAGGCACCTACGTGACCGGTGCGGCACAAGGCTGGCTGATCGATAAGAAAACCGCTGAGAAGTATCACATCACCAATATCGAACAGCTGAAAGACCCGAAACTGGCCAAACTGTTTGATACCAACGGTGACGGCAAAGCCGATCTGACCGGCTGTACGCCGGGTTGGGGTTGTGAAGCGGCACTGAATGAGCAGTTAAAAGCTTATGGTCTGGAAGATACCGTGACCCATAATCAGGGTAACTATTCTGCGATGATCGCCGACACCATTACGCGTTACAAAGAAGGAAAACCGATCTTCTATTACACCTGGACGCCGTACTGGGTCAGCAATGTCCTGATCCCGGGCAAAGACGTGTTGTGGATGCAGGTACCGTTCTCAGTAGTGCCGGGGGATAAAAACGCCGACACCAAGCTGCCAAACGGCAAAAACTACGGTTTCCCGGTGAGCACCATGCACATCGTGGCGAACAAAGCCTGGGCTGAGAAAAACCCGGCAGCGGCGAAACTGTTTGCCATCATGAAACTGCCTCTGAAAGACATCAATGCGCAAAACGCCGCCATGCATGCCGGTAAAAATTCAGAAGCCGATATTGATGCACAGACCGATGGCTGGATTAAAGCCCATCAGGAACAGTTCGACGGCTGGGTGAAGGAAGCGGCTGCCGCAGCGAAATAA
- the proV gene encoding glycine betaine/L-proline ABC transporter ATP-binding protein ProV, whose translation MAIKIEVKNLYKVFGENPDRAFKMIDAGKGKEEIFEKTGLSLGVKNASLAIEEGEIFVIMGLSGSGKSTMVRLLNRLIEPTRGEVLIDGEDIAKISEAKLRQVRRSKISMVFQSFALMPHLTVLNNTAFGMELAGVPVEERNAKAIDALRQVGLENYANSYPDELSGGMRQRVGLARAMANNPDILLMDEAFSALDPLIRTEMQDELVKLQAQHQRTIVFISHDLDEAMRIGDRIAIMQGGEVVQVGTPEDILNNPANDYVRTFFRGVDISQVFSAKDIARRRGALIRKTPGFGPRAALKLLEDEDREYGYVLERGQKFIGVVSIESLKTALKTNQPLESALLESPAAVQADMPLSELISHVAAAPCAVPVINEDNNYIGIISKAMLLQALDKEGGNE comes from the coding sequence ATGGCAATTAAAATCGAAGTAAAGAACCTTTATAAGGTATTTGGCGAAAACCCGGATCGCGCTTTCAAGATGATTGACGCAGGCAAGGGTAAAGAAGAAATTTTTGAGAAAACAGGTCTTTCACTTGGCGTTAAGAATGCCAGTCTGGCCATTGAAGAAGGCGAGATTTTCGTCATCATGGGGTTATCCGGTTCCGGTAAATCCACCATGGTACGCCTTCTCAATCGTCTGATAGAGCCCACCCGCGGCGAAGTCCTGATCGACGGCGAAGATATCGCCAAAATCTCAGAAGCAAAATTACGCCAGGTACGCCGCAGCAAAATCAGTATGGTGTTTCAGTCTTTTGCGCTGATGCCACACCTGACCGTGTTGAACAACACGGCGTTTGGTATGGAGCTGGCAGGTGTGCCGGTGGAAGAGCGCAATGCCAAAGCGATTGATGCACTGCGTCAGGTCGGGCTGGAAAACTATGCCAACTCTTATCCGGATGAATTGTCCGGCGGGATGCGTCAGCGTGTCGGTTTGGCCCGCGCGATGGCCAACAACCCTGATATTCTGCTGATGGATGAAGCCTTCTCGGCACTCGACCCGTTAATTCGTACCGAAATGCAGGATGAACTGGTGAAGCTTCAGGCTCAGCATCAGCGCACCATCGTGTTTATTTCCCATGATCTGGACGAAGCCATGCGTATCGGCGACCGTATCGCCATTATGCAGGGCGGCGAAGTGGTGCAGGTCGGCACGCCGGAAGACATTCTCAATAATCCGGCCAACGATTATGTGCGCACCTTCTTCCGTGGTGTGGATATCAGTCAGGTCTTCAGCGCCAAAGACATTGCCCGCCGTCGTGGCGCGCTTATTCGTAAAACCCCCGGTTTTGGTCCCCGTGCCGCCCTCAAGCTGCTCGAAGATGAAGACCGCGAATATGGTTATGTGCTTGAACGTGGACAGAAATTCATCGGCGTGGTGTCGATTGAATCGCTGAAAACTGCGCTCAAAACCAATCAGCCGCTGGAAAGCGCCCTGCTGGAATCTCCGGCAGCCGTGCAGGCAGACATGCCACTCAGCGAACTGATTTCTCATGTCGCCGCCGCGCCTTGCGCCGTGCCGGTCATCAATGAGGACAATAACTATATCGGCATTATTTCCAAAGCCATGCTGCTTCAGGCTCTGGACAAAGAAGGGGGTAACGAATGA
- a CDS encoding type II toxin-antitoxin system HicA family toxin yields the protein MKSTELIKALLAAGCELKRHRGGSHQIWWSPITNKTFPVPHPKNDLPVGTLKSIMKMAGI from the coding sequence ATGAAATCGACGGAATTGATTAAAGCGCTGCTTGCAGCGGGTTGTGAACTCAAGCGTCACCGGGGAGGAAGTCATCAAATTTGGTGGTCACCCATCACCAACAAAACATTTCCCGTTCCCCACCCCAAAAATGATTTACCTGTGGGAACTCTCAAATCCATTATGAAAATGGCAGGGATATGA